Part of the Paenibacillus sp. FSL R7-0273 genome is shown below.
CATTAACAGTCTTGAAGCACTGCGGTCAAGCAGCGGAGTCTGGGCAATCAGCTCTTCCGGCAAATGAAAGTCATAATCTTCTACGTTCATACTCTGTCTTCATTCCTTAACTATAGTAACGTTATTAAAATAGTGTTGCAATATTTGCTTATAATCATACCCGTTGTCCGCCATGCCCTTTACGCCCCATTGGGACATGCCGAGACCATGGCCGTTCCCCCAGCCGATAAAATAGAAGCCGCTGGTTCCCGTTACGACACGTGCAGCAGTGCCTGCGCCCATGACAACTGTTCCGCTGGCATTGGCGGACACCTTGCCTGAAGCCGACAGCACGCCTGCCGTCTGTGAACCGCTGACTGTAGCGGTTTTGCCGTCAGCGCCTAATACAGTATAACTTCCGGAAGGTACAATATCAAACAAGGTGCTGGGCAATCCGCCGAACGAGGAACGGAACAAATCCGGGTATTTCACCTGCAGAATCTCACCGTTCGCCTTCACCTGTGTAGCTCTGCCGGAAGGTCCGCGCTGCGTGACCTGCAGGCTGACAATCGAAGAAGGCAGTGAATTACTGGTCTTGCCGGCCAGGCTCTTGAGCAGCTCGGCGGATGTATACGGTCCTTTGATCCAGCTGTAGCTGCCGTTCTCATATACCTGATCCAGCACTACAGCGTTCTCGCCCGGATTCAGCTTACCTACCGGATTGGCACTGCTCTCAATCACCGGCAGCGGACGGACATTCACATCTTTGGTTGTGGCCGTCGCGATGCTGAGTCCGGCGGCATTCTTGTCTCCGGTCAGCTTGATATTGTCCTCGCGGGCATAGCCGGTAACGCCGCTGGGCAGCAGCAGATAGTACCACTGCTTCGCGGATCCGACTGCCGCTTTATCCTCAGCACTGGGTACGCTGACGAAGGGATCACCGCCATTGTTCCATACCTCGGAAGGGTCGGCTGTTCTGCCGCCGCTGTTGGAGGAGAAGACCGCCTCGACCACCTTGCCGCCGCTGATCAGCACTTCGGCTGCAGTATCATCAACAGCCTTGGTGATTGCAGGCGCCTCGGCACCGATTCCGTTATAAACCTGGCTAAGAGTCGTATCTACTACGTTAGCCACATCGAATTTGTTGCCCTGGGCCCGCGCATAGCTGCGTGCAGCTACCGCCTGGGCTTTTAGCGCTTCGGCTGGCCAGCCCGAGGAGACTTCACCGCCGACTACAGCATACAGGTACTGCTCCATCGGAACCACATTAATGACGGCAAGTGATCCGGACAGTCCGCTCAGTTCCAGATCACCGCGGTAGGTCCGCTTGGATCTTTCGGCAATTTGAATGCCTGAGGCGTTGCCGGAGGCTGTAAATTTCGCTCCGCTGCCGGAGACGACATAATGGTAGGCCTGTCCCTGGCTGGTCCAGTCCAGACCGGCATCCGTGCGGATAATCAGCCCCGGAGTGCTGACAGCAGCTGCAGCCCAGGACAGCTGCGGCAGAGCAGCCGCTGCCTGTGCCTGCAGGGCAGCCAGCTCACTGTCATTCACGGCCTCACCGGCCCATACCTGGTACCGGGCACCGCCGTCAGCACCTGATGCCAGCACCTGCCAGGCATCGATTCCGGCATCCGTAATGCTGCCGAGCACCGCCGCCGCTTCCTGTGCAGTGGCGAAGTCGCCTGCCAGCAGATGCTTGTTGCCCTTCACAGCTGCAGCCTGTCCCTCCGGAATGGATAATCCGGCCTTATTAACGCGGGCAAGCCCGTCCTTGGCTGCTGCTTCACTTGCATAGGGAGCCGTATACAGCTGGTATACACTGGCCCCGCCGCGTGTTGTCACGAACAGCTGCGGCTTATCCGACGTGGATTGCAGCTTCTTTGCGGCATCGGCCGCAGTCTGCCAGGAGGAGGTCTCCATTACTTTAACCTTGTACAGATCGAGGCTTACGCGGATTCTGCTGTTGCCGGGTACAGGCAGCAGTGCCGCTTCGTTACCCGAGGTCAGCGTAAACGCTTCTGCCGACTGCAGTGTAACGAACGGGACAGTCGATTTATATTTGCTGCCGATATCGGCGTATAGGGCAACCCTGATCGGTGCGGATTCGGCGTAAGTGTCACCTGCAGGAACAAGCAAACTTCCGGCGGTCAGCGCTGCCGCAAGCAGCGCCCGGCTTAGCTGCCTGGCAAACTTCATCATGTCATCCCCCTTGGAAGTTAAATGTAGATTATAGGCTTACTGTTCAGGACGTATCCTTAATTCTGCTGCGGCGGCAGCGGAAGACCTAAATGATGATAGGCAGCCGGTGTCACGATTCTGCCTCTGGGCGTACGCTGCAGAAAGCCGATCTGCAGCAGATACGGCTCATACACATCTTCAATCGTCTGACTCTCTTCACCTATCGTAGCAGCAATTGTATCCAGCCCGACAGGCCCGCCGCGGAACGAGGTGATCATGGCATTCAGCATTTTGTGGTCAATGCTGTCCAGGCCGCGCGGGTCAACCTGCAGCATCTTCAATGATTCGGCCGCAATCTCAGGGGTAATAATCCCGTCCCCACGCACCTGCGCGAAGTCGCGGACCCGCTTCAGCAGGCGGTTGGCAATACGCGGTGTTCCCCGGGAACGCAGGGCTACCGCCTCAGCCGCATCTCCGATAATCTCAATGCCGAGCATTTCGGCACTGCGCGAGACAATGAAGCTGAGCTCATCAATGGTGTAGTATTCCAGACGGCTAACCACACCAAAACGGTCACGCAGCGGTGCAGACAGAAGACCGGCGCGGGTGGTCGCCCCGATCAGCGTAAACGGCGGCAGGTCCAGCCGTACGGAACGGGCGCTTGGCCCTTTGCCGATCATAATATCAAGGGCAAAGTCCTCCATCGCCGGATACATGACCTCCTCCACCGTACGGTGCAGCCGGTGAATCTCGTCGATGAACAGTACGTCGCCCTCCTGCAGATTGGTCAACAGGGCGGCCAGATCACCCGGCCGCTCAATCGCCGGTCCGGAGGTTGTCCGCAGATTTACGCCGAGCTCGTTGGCGATAATATTCGCCAGCGTCGTTTTGCCGAGTCCCGGCGGCCCGTACAGCAGTACATGATCCAGCGCCTCACTGCGCATCTTGGCTGCTTCAATATATATTTTCAGGTTTTCCTTCACCTGATTCTGTCCGATGTACTCGCCTAAATAACGCGGACGCAGACTGAACTCCGCCGCCTGCTCGTCCATCATCAGATTGGCTGATATAATCCGGTCATCCATTATTTATCACTCCGTTCTTCAACACTGTGTCCATGCTTCAAAGCAGCCGCTTACTTGGCAGTGTACAGTAGCCCCAGCGCCTTCTTCATCAGCACATCGACAGTTCCGCTGTCCGCGCCTTCCTTCTTCATCGTCAGCCATACACGGTCAAGCTCTGCTTCTGTATATCCCAGCGCCTTCAGCGCATCCCGTGCTTCTTCCCATGGCAGGGCAGCAGCCTTCGCATCAGCTTCAGCTGCTACCGCGAACAGCCCCGTCTGAATCGGCACGGAGCTCAGTCCGTCCAGCTTATCGCGCAGGTCGAGGATCATGCGCTGGGCGGTCTTTTTGCCGATGCCCGGAAGCTTCATCAGGAAGGTGATATTCTCCTGGTAGATGGCCGAGATCAGCTGATCCGGCGTCCCCCCGGTCAGAATGCCGAGCGCCACCCGTGGTCCGATGCCGGACACCTCAATCAGCTTGCGGAACAGCTTCTGCTCCTCACGGGTCGGGAACCCGAACAGCAGCGTGGCATCCTCACGGGTCTGGTAGTGGATATAGACCATCACCGGACCCTCGGTCTTGGCAAAGGCGTAAGGATTCGGGCAGAACACCCGGTAGCCCACCCCTTGTATATCAAGCACAATATATTCGGACTCCAGATAAACAACCGGTCCTCTTAAAAAATCTATCATTTTCGCAATACCTCATTTAGTTTGGAATTTAGACTCACGGAATGGGCATGACACACCGCTACCGCCAGCGCATCGGCCACATCGTCCGGCTTCGGGACAGCAGACAGCTTCAATAGCAGCTTCACCATTTCCTGTACCTGCTTCTTCTCGGCCTTGCCGTATCCGACGACCGCCTGCTTCACCATCATTGGCGTATACTCGGAAACAGGAAGCCCCTTCTGGACAGCTGCAAGAATCAGCACACCGCGGGCCTGCGCCACCGGGAGCGCTGTCGTTACGTTCCGGGCAAAAAACAGCTTCTCTATGGCAACCATATCCGGCTTATAACGGTCAATGAGCTGGACCATGCCCTCATAGACATGCAAAAGCCGCTCTTCCTCCGGCGTATGCGCCTCTGTCTGAATGGAGCCATACTGAACCGGCGTCAGTTTATTTCCTGTCTTATCAACAAAACCGAAGCCGACAATCGCCAGCCCCGGGTCAATTCCCAAAATACGCAAATCCGATCTCTCCTCTGCTACAGGCAGGATATTCCTCATGACGGTCCATTATCCGCCCTTAAAGCGAACATATGTATTCCTTCA
Proteins encoded:
- the ruvA gene encoding Holliday junction branch migration protein RuvA; the encoded protein is MIDFLRGPVVYLESEYIVLDIQGVGYRVFCPNPYAFAKTEGPVMVYIHYQTREDATLLFGFPTREEQKLFRKLIEVSGIGPRVALGILTGGTPDQLISAIYQENITFLMKLPGIGKKTAQRMILDLRDKLDGLSSVPIQTGLFAVAAEADAKAAALPWEEARDALKALGYTEAELDRVWLTMKKEGADSGTVDVLMKKALGLLYTAK
- the ruvC gene encoding crossover junction endodeoxyribonuclease RuvC translates to MRILGIDPGLAIVGFGFVDKTGNKLTPVQYGSIQTEAHTPEEERLLHVYEGMVQLIDRYKPDMVAIEKLFFARNVTTALPVAQARGVLILAAVQKGLPVSEYTPMMVKQAVVGYGKAEKKQVQEMVKLLLKLSAVPKPDDVADALAVAVCHAHSVSLNSKLNEVLRK
- the ruvB gene encoding Holliday junction branch migration DNA helicase RuvB, translated to MDDRIISANLMMDEQAAEFSLRPRYLGEYIGQNQVKENLKIYIEAAKMRSEALDHVLLYGPPGLGKTTLANIIANELGVNLRTTSGPAIERPGDLAALLTNLQEGDVLFIDEIHRLHRTVEEVMYPAMEDFALDIMIGKGPSARSVRLDLPPFTLIGATTRAGLLSAPLRDRFGVVSRLEYYTIDELSFIVSRSAEMLGIEIIGDAAEAVALRSRGTPRIANRLLKRVRDFAQVRGDGIITPEIAAESLKMLQVDPRGLDSIDHKMLNAMITSFRGGPVGLDTIAATIGEESQTIEDVYEPYLLQIGFLQRTPRGRIVTPAAYHHLGLPLPPQQN
- a CDS encoding SpoIID/LytB domain-containing protein; its protein translation is MMKFARQLSRALLAAALTAGSLLVPAGDTYAESAPIRVALYADIGSKYKSTVPFVTLQSAEAFTLTSGNEAALLPVPGNSRIRVSLDLYKVKVMETSSWQTAADAAKKLQSTSDKPQLFVTTRGGASVYQLYTAPYASEAAAKDGLARVNKAGLSIPEGQAAAVKGNKHLLAGDFATAQEAAAVLGSITDAGIDAWQVLASGADGGARYQVWAGEAVNDSELAALQAQAAAALPQLSWAAAAVSTPGLIIRTDAGLDWTSQGQAYHYVVSGSGAKFTASGNASGIQIAERSKRTYRGDLELSGLSGSLAVINVVPMEQYLYAVVGGEVSSGWPAEALKAQAVAARSYARAQGNKFDVANVVDTTLSQVYNGIGAEAPAITKAVDDTAAEVLISGGKVVEAVFSSNSGGRTADPSEVWNNGGDPFVSVPSAEDKAAVGSAKQWYYLLLPSGVTGYAREDNIKLTGDKNAAGLSIATATTKDVNVRPLPVIESSANPVGKLNPGENAVVLDQVYENGSYSWIKGPYTSAELLKSLAGKTSNSLPSSIVSLQVTQRGPSGRATQVKANGEILQVKYPDLFRSSFGGLPSTLFDIVPSGSYTVLGADGKTATVSGSQTAGVLSASGKVSANASGTVVMGAGTAARVVTGTSGFYFIGWGNGHGLGMSQWGVKGMADNGYDYKQILQHYFNNVTIVKE